A part of Halobaculum sp. MBLA0143 genomic DNA contains:
- a CDS encoding 50S ribosomal protein L21e — protein sequence MPNSNGPLSKTKGKLKNDPRDAGTSPPQRAIAEFEEGETVHLALDPSVEDGQFHARFNGQTGTVAGMQGAAYKVEITDDSVEKTIIVKPAHLKPTGE from the coding sequence ATGCCGAACTCCAACGGTCCACTCTCGAAGACGAAGGGGAAGCTGAAGAACGACCCACGCGACGCGGGCACCTCTCCGCCCCAGCGTGCGATCGCGGAGTTCGAGGAGGGTGAGACGGTCCACCTCGCCTTGGACCCGTCCGTCGAGGACGGCCAGTTCCACGCACGGTTCAACGGCCAGACCGGCACCGTCGCCGGGATGCAGGGAGCCGCCTACAAGGTGGAGATCACGGACGACTCCGTCGAGAAGACGATCATCGTCAAGCCCGCCCACCTGAAGCCCACCGGGGAGTGA
- the ndk gene encoding nucleoside-diphosphate kinase gives MSDTQRTFVMVKPDGVQRGLIGEIVGRLEERGLKLVAAKFTQLDRELAEEHYGEHEGKPFFDDLVDFITSGPVMAMVWEGQDAVRQVRKMMGETDPAESDPGTIRGDFGLDLGRNVIHGSDHEDEGSWEREIDLFFDESELVDYERADETWLYE, from the coding sequence GTCCAGCGCGGCCTGATCGGCGAGATCGTCGGTCGGCTGGAAGAACGAGGGCTGAAGCTCGTCGCCGCGAAGTTCACCCAACTCGACCGCGAACTGGCCGAGGAACACTACGGCGAACACGAGGGCAAGCCGTTCTTCGACGACCTCGTCGACTTCATCACCTCCGGACCGGTGATGGCGATGGTCTGGGAGGGACAAGACGCCGTGCGACAGGTCCGGAAGATGATGGGCGAGACGGACCCGGCGGAGTCGGACCCGGGCACCATCCGTGGCGACTTCGGGCTCGACTTGGGTCGCAACGTGATCCACGGCTCCGACCACGAGGACGAGGGCTCGTGGGAGCGCGAGATCGACCTGTTCTTCGACGAGTCGGAGCTGGTCGACTACGAGCGGGCCGACGAGACCTGGCTGTACGAGTAG